The Chanos chanos chromosome 6, fChaCha1.1, whole genome shotgun sequence genome includes a region encoding these proteins:
- the LOC115814851 gene encoding immunoglobulin superfamily member 11-like isoform X1, translated as MFKFHNSDLWIAWLVFLCTEGSRFSLHAGALCVRALEVTVSQSSVQVARGQAAILPCTFTTSAALNNLYIIWMVTPLANANQPEQVIIYQGGQVFSLANRMNGRVGFVATMPSTSASIFINNTQLSDTGTYQCLVNNLPDRGGRNIGVIGLTVLVPPSLPTCRVQGSLDVGSDVMLMCGSEEGIPTPTYAWEKLESVPKLPHNAMQDQMLGTVMLRNISTGTSGLYQCTASNAIGKSTCLLNLQVIAPQPQSVALIAGTIATGVLALIICSLLVLVTLFYWRNKNKYEEDEIPNEIREDDLPPKRSSSVKAFHADASSSENDTLTSTNTYNSRYWHNPKSNYDTNSYTRYNGDTRQTFTAGGHGVGATNTRPNYTNGSHTLPPPKTLVVTTNSAPSPPVMTRSNGSLSLRPPTATPAVLGHGQHTHSYAVSQATLERMGAVPVMVPAQSRAGSLV; from the exons tgtgtgtgcgggcgttgGAGGTTACCGTGAGTCAGAGCAGTGTCCAGGTGGCCCGAGGTCAGGCAGCTATACTGCCGTGCACATTCACAACCAGCGCTGCCCTCAACAACCTCTACATCATCTGGATGGTGACGCCGTTAGCCAATGCTAACCAGCCGGAGCAG gTGATAATCTACCAGGGAGGCCAGGTGTTTAGTTTAGCCAATCGCATGAATGGCAGGGTGGGCTTTGTGGCCACCATGCCCAGTACAAGTGCCTCCATCTTCATTAACAACACCCAGCTCTCAGACACAGGGACCTACCAGTGTTTAGTCAACAACCTGCCCGACCGCGGCGGCCGTAACATCGGTGTGATTGGACTCACTGTGCTGG tgccaccCTCCCTCCCGACCTGTCGTGTCCAGGGTTCTCTGGATGTAGGCAGTGACGTTATGCTGATGTGTGGATCAGAGGAGGGCATTCCCACGCCCACCTATGCCTGGGAGAAACTGGAGTCCGTTCCCAAGCTCCCCCACAACGCCATGCAAG ACCAGATGCTTGGAACAGTGATGCTCAGAAACATCAGCACTGGCACGTCTGGTCTCTACCAGTGTACAGCCTCCAACGCCATCGGAAAGAGCACCTGCCTACTTAACCTGCAAGTCATAGCGC CCCAGCCGCAGAGCGTGGCTCTCATCGCCGGCACCATCGCCACCGGAGTGCTGGCCCTCATCATCTGCTCCCTCTTGGTCCTGGTCACTCTCTTCTACTGGAGGAATAAGAACAAGTATGAGGAGGACGAGATTCCCAATGAGATCAG GGAAGATGACCTTCCCCCGAAGAGGTCGTCATCTGTGAAGGCGTTCCACGCCGATGCCTCGTCCTCAGAGAACGACACTCTTACGTCCACAAACACCTACAACAGTCGCTACTGGCACAACCCCAAATCAAACTACGACACCAACTCCTACACCCGCTACAACGGGGACACCAGGCAAACCTTCACCGCCGGAGGCCACGGCGTGGGGGCCACCAACACAAGGCCCAATTACACCAACGGCAGCCACACCCTCCCTCCACCCAAGACTCTGGTGGTCACCACTAACTCCGCCCCCTCACCGCCCGTCATGACCAGAAGTAACGGCTCCCTCAGCCTGCGACCGCCCACCGCCACGCCAGCGGTGCTTGGGCACGGACAACACACGCATTCCTACGCCGTGAGCCAGGCCACGCTGGAGCGCATGGGCGCTGTGCCCGTAATGGTGCCAGCGCAGAGCAGAGCTGGCTCTCTGGtctaa
- the LOC115814851 gene encoding immunoglobulin superfamily member 11-like isoform X2 encodes MFKFHNSDLWIAWLVFLCTEVCVRALEVTVSQSSVQVARGQAAILPCTFTTSAALNNLYIIWMVTPLANANQPEQVIIYQGGQVFSLANRMNGRVGFVATMPSTSASIFINNTQLSDTGTYQCLVNNLPDRGGRNIGVIGLTVLVPPSLPTCRVQGSLDVGSDVMLMCGSEEGIPTPTYAWEKLESVPKLPHNAMQDQMLGTVMLRNISTGTSGLYQCTASNAIGKSTCLLNLQVIAPQPQSVALIAGTIATGVLALIICSLLVLVTLFYWRNKNKYEEDEIPNEIREDDLPPKRSSSVKAFHADASSSENDTLTSTNTYNSRYWHNPKSNYDTNSYTRYNGDTRQTFTAGGHGVGATNTRPNYTNGSHTLPPPKTLVVTTNSAPSPPVMTRSNGSLSLRPPTATPAVLGHGQHTHSYAVSQATLERMGAVPVMVPAQSRAGSLV; translated from the exons tgtgtgtgcgggcgttgGAGGTTACCGTGAGTCAGAGCAGTGTCCAGGTGGCCCGAGGTCAGGCAGCTATACTGCCGTGCACATTCACAACCAGCGCTGCCCTCAACAACCTCTACATCATCTGGATGGTGACGCCGTTAGCCAATGCTAACCAGCCGGAGCAG gTGATAATCTACCAGGGAGGCCAGGTGTTTAGTTTAGCCAATCGCATGAATGGCAGGGTGGGCTTTGTGGCCACCATGCCCAGTACAAGTGCCTCCATCTTCATTAACAACACCCAGCTCTCAGACACAGGGACCTACCAGTGTTTAGTCAACAACCTGCCCGACCGCGGCGGCCGTAACATCGGTGTGATTGGACTCACTGTGCTGG tgccaccCTCCCTCCCGACCTGTCGTGTCCAGGGTTCTCTGGATGTAGGCAGTGACGTTATGCTGATGTGTGGATCAGAGGAGGGCATTCCCACGCCCACCTATGCCTGGGAGAAACTGGAGTCCGTTCCCAAGCTCCCCCACAACGCCATGCAAG ACCAGATGCTTGGAACAGTGATGCTCAGAAACATCAGCACTGGCACGTCTGGTCTCTACCAGTGTACAGCCTCCAACGCCATCGGAAAGAGCACCTGCCTACTTAACCTGCAAGTCATAGCGC CCCAGCCGCAGAGCGTGGCTCTCATCGCCGGCACCATCGCCACCGGAGTGCTGGCCCTCATCATCTGCTCCCTCTTGGTCCTGGTCACTCTCTTCTACTGGAGGAATAAGAACAAGTATGAGGAGGACGAGATTCCCAATGAGATCAG GGAAGATGACCTTCCCCCGAAGAGGTCGTCATCTGTGAAGGCGTTCCACGCCGATGCCTCGTCCTCAGAGAACGACACTCTTACGTCCACAAACACCTACAACAGTCGCTACTGGCACAACCCCAAATCAAACTACGACACCAACTCCTACACCCGCTACAACGGGGACACCAGGCAAACCTTCACCGCCGGAGGCCACGGCGTGGGGGCCACCAACACAAGGCCCAATTACACCAACGGCAGCCACACCCTCCCTCCACCCAAGACTCTGGTGGTCACCACTAACTCCGCCCCCTCACCGCCCGTCATGACCAGAAGTAACGGCTCCCTCAGCCTGCGACCGCCCACCGCCACGCCAGCGGTGCTTGGGCACGGACAACACACGCATTCCTACGCCGTGAGCCAGGCCACGCTGGAGCGCATGGGCGCTGTGCCCGTAATGGTGCCAGCGCAGAGCAGAGCTGGCTCTCTGGtctaa